A region of Chitinophagales bacterium DNA encodes the following proteins:
- a CDS encoding response regulator, with the protein MKDDKIKVLYVDDEVNNLQAFKASFRKHFTVYTADSPEKGTKILDKEEIHVVITDQYLKGISGVDFLQSIIDSHPDPIRILLTGYAVIEDIIEAINKTHIYAYINKPWETDQLLEIVNDAYAVYQKRLEQKNMLVNLQRTNEQLEFMLREKLVS; encoded by the coding sequence ATGAAAGACGATAAAATAAAAGTGTTGTACGTAGATGATGAAGTGAATAATCTACAGGCTTTTAAGGCCAGTTTCAGAAAACATTTTACTGTATATACTGCAGATTCACCTGAAAAAGGCACAAAAATACTGGATAAAGAAGAAATACATGTTGTTATTACTGATCAATATTTGAAAGGGATTTCCGGTGTGGATTTTCTACAATCGATTATTGACAGTCATCCTGATCCCATTAGGATATTACTGACAGGTTATGCTGTAATAGAAGATATTATTGAAGCCATCAACAAAACACATATTTATGCCTATATCAACAAGCCCTGGGAAACAGATCAGTTACTTGAAATAGTGAATGATGCCTATGCTGTATATCAAAAACGTTTGGAGCAAAAAAACATGCTCGTGAATTTGCAACGCACCAATGAGCAACTGGAATTTATGCTGCGCGAAAAGCTGGTTTCCTAA
- a CDS encoding Rv1355c family protein, whose protein sequence is MSKLQTSLNSLLEKSYKDKTVYKPDFFNLSHEKDRHAFEALLKHPDLRIADELHGQLRELIKSQHPKHKFTSEELDAEANKYCGDTPPEEYGVWVYYPWLNKLVHILDEQEYKAVRTNRNQFKIMPEEREILAKKKIGVLGLSVGQSVAIALSMERSYGELRIADFDILELSNLNRIRSGVQDLGLLKTISTARQIAEIDPFLNVKCFHEGITEENIESFFLDGGKLDMVLDECDGLDIKILARKKAKELKVPVIMETSDRGMLDIERFDLEPERPILHGLIDHLENDPSKLKGLSNEEKVPYILPMIGLDTMSDRLKASMLEVEQSITTWPQLASDVILGGAISANVCRRIALGELNSSGRFFVDLNEIINSDNAYSFLDGSDEKNEEETFDSQTDFKKLQAEFGQLEIDKALIKELVKAAIWAPSGGNNQPWKWIYNNKNLYLFLDNKRATSFLDYAAAGSYLSLGAAAENLILKAHELNLEVEVDKFPDNKQPFLAAVFRFFKPKISNANTTAHQFDDLVKVIDIRLTNRLLRKPAPIEHNKLEFLKNTARSIQGADIHFLTDRSKMDQLGTLIAKIDRLLITHKEGHHGFINEIRWTPEEAEKTKDGVDLATIDLSAGEAAGFKIAKNWSVVSTLNKWGGGSAFEKLSKKGVASASAMGLLTMTGADSEDFFDGGRALERLWLRANEQKIAFQPMTGLTFMLHRLITGNGENLESDQIKTLQAIKNDLYELLSISENQYPVFLFRLLVAEEPKVKSLRRPISEVLEYN, encoded by the coding sequence ATGAGCAAATTACAAACAAGTTTAAACAGCCTTCTCGAAAAGTCTTACAAGGATAAAACGGTTTACAAACCCGACTTTTTCAATTTGTCCCACGAGAAAGACCGCCATGCTTTCGAAGCACTATTGAAGCATCCTGATTTGCGCATTGCTGATGAATTGCATGGACAATTACGGGAATTGATTAAATCCCAGCACCCAAAACACAAATTCACCTCTGAAGAATTGGATGCTGAAGCAAATAAATATTGCGGAGATACCCCCCCGGAAGAATACGGGGTTTGGGTCTATTATCCCTGGCTGAACAAATTGGTACATATACTGGATGAGCAAGAATATAAAGCAGTAAGAACCAATAGAAATCAATTCAAGATTATGCCCGAAGAGCGGGAAATACTTGCCAAAAAAAAGATTGGTGTGTTGGGGCTTTCAGTCGGGCAATCAGTAGCCATTGCGCTTTCTATGGAGCGCAGTTATGGAGAGTTGCGCATCGCTGACTTTGATATACTGGAATTGTCCAACCTGAACAGGATTCGCTCAGGAGTACAAGATCTTGGTTTGTTAAAAACTATTTCTACAGCGAGGCAAATAGCGGAAATCGACCCCTTTTTAAATGTAAAGTGTTTTCACGAAGGGATTACAGAAGAAAATATCGAATCATTTTTTCTGGATGGCGGAAAATTGGATATGGTACTGGATGAATGCGATGGATTGGATATTAAAATCCTGGCCCGGAAAAAAGCAAAAGAATTGAAAGTGCCGGTAATCATGGAAACCAGCGACCGGGGGATGTTGGATATTGAGCGCTTCGACCTTGAACCTGAGCGCCCCATACTGCATGGATTGATAGATCATTTAGAAAATGACCCGTCAAAACTCAAAGGGCTAAGCAACGAAGAAAAAGTACCCTACATACTTCCTATGATTGGATTGGATACGATGTCTGATCGCTTGAAGGCTTCCATGCTGGAAGTTGAGCAAAGCATTACTACCTGGCCACAACTGGCCTCTGATGTAATTCTTGGCGGAGCGATTTCTGCTAACGTATGCAGAAGAATTGCTCTTGGAGAACTCAATTCATCCGGACGGTTTTTCGTTGATTTGAATGAAATTATTAATTCTGATAATGCTTATAGTTTCCTTGATGGATCTGATGAGAAAAATGAGGAAGAAACATTCGATAGCCAAACAGATTTCAAAAAACTTCAGGCTGAATTCGGGCAACTCGAAATTGATAAAGCTCTGATCAAGGAATTAGTAAAAGCAGCAATATGGGCACCATCTGGCGGAAATAACCAGCCTTGGAAATGGATTTATAATAATAAAAATTTGTATTTATTTCTTGACAACAAGAGAGCAACTTCTTTTTTGGATTATGCTGCTGCTGGATCTTACCTAAGTCTCGGAGCTGCGGCTGAAAACCTGATATTAAAGGCTCATGAATTGAATTTAGAAGTAGAAGTTGATAAATTTCCAGATAATAAACAACCGTTTCTTGCTGCTGTTTTCCGCTTTTTCAAACCTAAAATCAGCAATGCAAATACAACTGCTCATCAGTTTGATGATTTGGTTAAAGTAATTGATATAAGATTGACCAACCGTTTACTTAGGAAACCTGCACCTATAGAACATAACAAATTAGAATTCTTAAAAAATACTGCTCGCAGTATTCAGGGTGCTGACATTCATTTTTTAACCGACAGATCAAAAATGGATCAACTGGGGACTCTGATTGCTAAAATTGATCGCTTACTTATAACACATAAAGAAGGTCATCATGGTTTTATCAATGAAATCAGATGGACTCCAGAAGAAGCAGAAAAGACAAAAGATGGAGTTGATTTAGCAACCATTGATTTAAGTGCAGGAGAAGCTGCAGGTTTTAAGATTGCTAAAAACTGGTCAGTAGTAAGTACTCTTAACAAATGGGGTGGAGGCAGTGCTTTCGAAAAGCTTTCAAAAAAGGGTGTTGCTAGTGCTTCTGCAATGGGATTATTAACAATGACTGGCGCAGATTCTGAAGATTTTTTTGATGGAGGCAGGGCACTCGAAAGACTATGGCTGAGAGCCAATGAGCAAAAAATAGCTTTCCAACCGATGACCGGTCTGACTTTTATGCTTCACCGCTTAATCACTGGAAATGGAGAAAATTTGGAAAGTGATCAAATTAAAACACTACAAGCTATCAAGAATGATCTTTATGAACTGCTTTCAATTTCAGAAAATCAATACCCTGTATTTTTATTCCGATTGCTAGTAGCAGAGGAACCAAAAGTAAAATCATTGAGAAGGCCAATAAGTGAGGTTTTGGAATATAATTAA